One stretch of Procambarus clarkii isolate CNS0578487 chromosome 35, FALCON_Pclarkii_2.0, whole genome shotgun sequence DNA includes these proteins:
- the LOC138371196 gene encoding zinc finger protein 85-like, translated as MLVHSGDKPHECPECGKRFSHLGYIKSHMLVHSGDKPHKCPECGKGFNRVGNMKTHMMVHTDERPFQCAECGKKFRERGTIIRHMLVHSGNKPHVCPECGKRFSRLGYIKSHMLVHSGDKPHKCPECGKRFNRVGNMKTHMMVVHLDDKPQECPECGKTFRHRGHMKRHKMTHANNRLNTLSVEDN; from the exons atgttagtgcattcaggtgacaaacctcatgagtgtccagagtgtgggaagagattcagtcatcttgGTTATATcaagtctcacatgttagtgcattcaggtgacaaaccacataagtgtccagagtgtggaaagggaTTCAATCgtgttggaaatatgaagactcacatgatggtgcatacggatgagagaccttttcaatgtgccgagtgtggcaaaaaatttagagaacgtggaactataataagacacatgttagtacattcaggtaaTAAACCTCatgtgtgtccagagtgtgggaagagattcagtcgtcttggttatatcaagtctcacatgttagtgcattcag gtgacaaaccacataagtgtccagagtgtgggaagagattcaatcgtgttggaaatatgaagactcacatgatggTGGTGCATTTAGATGACAAACCTcaggagtgtccagagtgtgggaagacatTCCGTCAccgtggacatatgaagaggcacaagatgacaCATGcaaataataggctaaacactttgagtgtggaagataattaa